The Sedimentibacter sp. zth1 DNA segment CCAAATTGGCAAAGGTGTTGAATTAGTTAAAGGTGATGATGTAAGTATCATTGCTACAGGTATACTGCTTGAAAAAGCATTGAAAGCATCTGAAATATTAAAATTAGAAGGTATCAATGCAAGAGTAATTAATATTTCTACAATTAAGCCTATAGATGCACAATTAATAATCGATGCAGCAAAGGCAACAAAAAAAATAGTAACTTGTGAAGAACATAGTATTATAGGTGGACTAGGAAGTGCTGTTTTAGAAACTATTTCAGAAGAGTGTCCAGTTCCTGTTATTAGAGTAGGCGTGAAAGATACTTTTGGTGAATCTGGAAAGCCAAATGAATTATTAGAAAAATATGGTCTAACAGAAAATGATATAGTTAATGCAGTTAAGAAGTTATGTAAGTAATAAGAAGTATAAAGCTCATATACAAATTGAAAAACTTTGTATATGAGTTTTTTATTTTTGAAAATTGTACATAAATACCTTTAAATCGAATATAGATATTACTAGAATGTTAGTAGCATTACAAATAAATATTCGAGGGAGGATTTATGAAAAAAACTATTGGGATAGTTATAGTAATTGTTATAGTGATAGCACTCGTTTACTTCTTTATATTTTCAAAGGATAGACCGAAATCTATCGAATTTACACCTGTAGAAGAGGAAGATATTCCAGCACAAATAGCTGAGATACTTCCAAACTATAGAATGAAGGAAAAAGCTTTAGTATGTAAAGTAAATGATGAAATATATGTTGTAGTAACTAGGGGAGAAAAAGCTTCAGCAGGTTATGAAGTTGAAATTAAAAAAATATATTTAGAAAATGTTGATAATGAGATGACAGTTAGAGTTGTTGCAGAGTTTACTGACCCAAAACCAGGTGAAGTCCAGGCTCAAATATTGACATATCCTTATACAATTGTAAAGACAGAACTAGAAGAGTTACCAACAAAAGTTGTACTTGATAAGGAATACAAAAAATAGTGTACTTAATTCTTACAGAAAAATAAAACTATAGCTGTTTTAATATAGTTTTATTTTTTTGTAATTATATAAAATATTACTTTTTAATATATTTTTACGTTTTTTTTAATAATAAGGTAGAAAAAAATATTAAAATAAGGTAAAATAAATATAAAAGTAGAAAAAGTATTAATAATAAGTTTAAAAATGATATTAAGTAAAATTTTGGTGGTTGGTAAATTAATAATATATAATATTATAAGATGAGGTGTGGAATGTTTGAATTTATTGATGTTAGTAAGATATTTAAAAAAGAATTTCTTGCTATAAATAAGATAAATCTTAAAATTGAGCAAGGTGAATTTGTTTTTTTAGTTGGAAAGAGTGGAGCAGGAAAAAGTACATTAGTTAAATTGTTGTTGAAGGAAGAAAATCCAACAATGGGAACTATATTATATAAAAATGAGGATATAACGAAAATTAGAAGAAGAAACATATCAACGTATAGAAGAAACATAGGTTTTGTTTTTCAAGATTACAGATTGTTGCCCAAAATGACAGTTTATGAAAATGTTGCATTTGCAATGGAGATAATAGGTACAAGCCATAAAACAATTAGAAGAGAAATACCAACAGTTTTAAGCATGGTTGGACTTAGTGATAAATCCAAATCATATCCAGATGAATTGTCAGGTGGAGAAAAACAAAGAGTTGCAATTGCAAGAGCTGTAGTAAACAGACCAGAAATAATTATCGCAGATGAACCTACAGGAAATCTTGACCCTGAAACATCGCAGGAAATTATGAAGATATTTACAGAAATAAATAGAAGAGGAACGACTCTTATAATGGCAACACATGACAAAGATATTGTCAATAGGCTTCACAAGAGAGTTGTTGAGCTAAAGAAAGGTGCAATAATAAGAGATATCAAATCAGGAGGGTATGCAAATGAAGGCTAAAAAATTTAAATATATTATGAGACAAACCTTCCAAAGTATATGGAGAAACAAGCTTATGGGCATTGCATCAATAGGTTCGGTAACAGCTGTTTTGATAATACTTGGCTACATACTTATGATTGTATTAAATGTTAATAATGTTGCAATGGTTACAAAAGAGGAATTTGACCAAATTGTTGTATATATTAAAGATGAATCTACCGAAGATGAGATTAAAAAACTTGGAGAAGAACTAGAAAAAATAGATGGAGTCCTAACTACAGTATATAAGCCAAAGGAAGAAGCATTAGAAGAATTAAAGGGTGAATGGGGAGATGAGGCATCCCTTTTAGAGGATTTGAGAAGAAATCCCTTGCCAAATTCTTATATCATTCAAGTTAAGGATGTAATATATTCTGATTCTGTTATTTCAAAAGTTAAGCAGTTAGAAGGTATTGAGAGTACAAGATATTATCAAGAAGCAGTAAAAAGCTTAATATCTATTTCTAATATTCTTAAAAAAATAGGTGTTATTGTTACTTTAATACTTATTTTGATTAGTATATTTATTATTTCGAATACAGTCAAAATTACGGTTGTATTTAGAAGAAAAGAAATTGAGCTAATGCAATATATAGGAGCTACCAATGGGTATGTAAGAGGACCATTCTTAATTGAGGGTATAATATTAGGAATTCTAGGTTCTTTAATTGCAATAGGTATAATTGCTTTTAGTTACAATTACTTTACTGACTATATGACAAACTATTTCGCATTAGTATCAGGTTTTTCAAATTACATTATTAACTTTAATATGATTTTAAAAGATATTGTAATTATATTTTTGACTATTGGAACTGGCATAGGAACACTTGGCAGCTTGATATCACTTAAAAAATTCTTAAATGCATAGAGGTGGAAAATGAGATTTAAAAGAGCAGTTTCTTTAGCTTTAATTTCTGTATTTGTATTACTGTTATTCAATCCAATAGATGCAAATGCAAGTATTTCAAGCTTAGAACAGCAAATAAGAGAAAACAACCAAAAGAAACAAGAATTAGAGAAACAAAAGAAAGAGCTTAAAAATGAAAAAAATGAGACATTAAAAGAGATTAGGTCATTAGATATAGAAATTGACGGCCTAAATCTAGAGGTTGAAGGCTTGCAGCTTGAAATAGACGATTTAAGTAAAAAAATAGAAGATAATGGAGCATCTGTTATACAGCTTGGCAAAGAGATAGATGCTAATAACATAATATTGGAAAAGAGGCTTAGAGCTACATACAAGCAAGGCGGTACGGGATATTTAGAGCTTATATTAAAATCAGATAGCTTATCTGAAGCACTTACCAGAATTGATATGATACAATTAATTCTAAAAGATGATGTTGAGCTTCTAAAAAGCATTGAAGTGCAAAAAAGTAATGTAACCGCATTAAAGCTTCAACAAGAGGAAGAAAGAAAAGAAATTGAAACTATTAAACAAAATCTGTTGACTAAGCGAAATGAAATTTCTTCAGCACAAAACAAAAAAGAAAGTTATATGGTTAGTTTGGAGAGTAACATAAAGGAAATGGAAGCTCAAGAAGCAAGACTTGAACAGGTAAATGCAAAGTTTGAAAAACAAATTCAGAAACTTCAGCTTGAAATGGAGTATGCTGGTGGTGAAATGAGTTGGCCAGTACCTGGTCATTATAGAATTACATCACCTTTTGGAGGAAGACGTCACCCTTTATATGGCTATTGGTCTTTTCATAGAGGTATTGATATAGCTTGCTATTATAAGACAAATGTTGTAGCTGCTAACTCTGGAGTGGTAATGGTTGCTGGTTGGCACTATTCATATGGTAATTATGTAATCATAGACCATGGTGGTAAAATTTCTACTGTTTATGGTCATAACACAAAGCTTCTAGTTAAAGCTGGACAAAAGGTTACAAAAGGTCAGGTTATTGCACTTAGCGGTTCAACTGGAGAGTCAACAGGACCACATGTACACTTTGAGGTAAGAAAAAATGGAGCTGTAGTTGATCCAATGCCATATGTAAAAAAATAAACTATATAATAAATAATATAGCACACTATTGTTATGAAATAACAATTAGTGTGCTATTTAAATGTACTTATATTTTAATTTGCTTGTGCTTTGTGATTGAATTGGTCAAATATAGTATCTAACATTTTAGAATCAATTGTTTCATGTTTAAGTAAGTAGTTCGCTATATACTCTATTAGTGATTTATTGTTTTTTATTAAAATTAATGCTCTTGCATATAATTCTTTAGATAATTCAGTTGCTTCTTTTTTTATTGGTTCTGCAAAATATTTGAAAAGTTGTTCATCAACAAATACATTTTCTAATTCCTTGCTCATACCATAGCTGCAAATAATTTCATAGGTTATATTGGTTGCTTCTTTTAAATCACTTGAAGCGCCTGATGATATTTCCCCAATAAAAACTTCTTCAGATGCTCTGCCTGCCAAAAGTATAATAATTCTATTGTATAGTTCGTTTTTAGTGTATAAATATTTATCCTCAATAGGAAACTTTATAACATAACCTAATGCTTTATCTCTTGGAATAATTGATACTTTTTGAATTTTATCTATATCTAGTATTTTAGCTGCAATTGCATGACCAGCTTCATGGTATGCAACGGTTTTCTTCTCTATCTTGCTAATAGTTGGGTTTTTAATTTCTAACCCTGCTGCAATTTTTTCAATTGCAAACTCAAAATTTCCCTGTATAATTTTTTTGCTTTTATCTCTTATTGCTTTAAGAGCAGCTTCGTTTGCTATATTTGCAAGTTGTGCACCAGAAAATCCATGGGTTTTGTTGGCTATATCTGATAATGATACGTCTTTATCAAGTGGCTTGTTTTTAGTGTGAACTTCTAATATTTTTAATCTAGTGTTAAAATTTGGATTTCCAACATAAATTTTTCTGTCAAATCTTCCTGGTCTTAAAAGTGCTTCATCCAATAAGTCTAGTCTATTGGTTGCAGCTATAACTATTACATTATTTGAGTTATTAAATCCATCTAGTTCAACTAGAAGCTGATTCAAAGTTTGGTCTTTTTCATTGTTGCTTTCAGAGTTGCGCTTGCTGCCTAGAGCATCTATTTCATCAACAAAAATGATACTTGGAGATTCTTTTTTTGCCTTCTCAAATAGTGTTCTAACTCTTTTAGCTCCAACGCCTACGTATTTCTCAACAAACTCAGAACCACTTGCGTATATAAATGTAGCTTTTGCTTCACCTGCTATAGCTTTAGCAAGTATAGTTTTTCCAGTACCAGGCGGACCATGTAGTATAACACCACGAGGTACTTTTGCATCCATTGCTGTGTATTTTTTGTCGTCATTTAGGTAGTCAATTATGTCGTCAAAGTCTTCTTTTATTTCTTCCAACCCTGCAATATCATCAAAAGTAAATTTAGAAACTTCAATATCAGTTTTTTTCTTTTCGAAGTTATTGATAGAGACTGGTTGCTGATCAGAAATGTCGGTGTAATTATCATTACCTTTTTTTGATTTAAAGTAGTAACCTATCAGCATTATAGAATATACTAATAATGGTATAAATAATATTAGTGGTAATTCAAAAAATTTCGATAAAATAAATAAGATAATATTGTAGCAAACAAATATAAAAGATAGAAGGTAAAATCCTTTTTTCATTTTAGCTCCTTTTGATAATTATAGTATAATATTCTTTTATTTATAGAGTAAACAAAAATTGTTTAAATATTCTGTGTTTATTTTTACCGTTAAATGAAAAACTATTACAAAAATTAAAAATAATTATTGACAAGATAATATTGTTGCTATATAATTTAGTAGAGCAAGAAGAAGTGACCGCTTCTCACCTTACGACGTATTTATACTGTTAGTATGGTTATTCATAAAAGATACAAAAAAATTGTATGTTTGAGATAGCGGTGATAAGCTATCTTTTTTAATTATAGGAGGTGTATCTTTATTAAAGAACTTCAAATTAACGAACAGATTCGTGAAAAGGAAGTAAGAGTCATTGACTCGGAAGGAAATCAGTTAGGCGTGTTAAGTATTGATGAAGCATTAGACTTAGCTGATAAACAAAAGTTAGATTTAGTTAATATTTCACCTAATGCTAAACCACCTGTTTGTAGGATAATGAGCTATGGAAAATATAAATATGAATTAACTAAGAAAGAAAAAGAATCTAAAAAGAAACAAAAGGTAATTAATGTAAAAGAGATTAGATTAACTCCTAATATTGAAGAGCATGATTTATCAGTTAAAGCCAAGAATGCAACTAAGTTTTTAAAAGGCGGAAACAGAGTTAAAGTTTCTGTAAGATTTAGAGGAAGAGAAATGGGTTATTCAGAAATTGGTAGGAAAGTCTTAAAGAAATTTGCTGAAATAACAAGCGAGGTTTCAACTATAGATAAAATGCCTAAAATTGAAGGAAGAAATATGATAATGTTTTTAAATCCTAAAAATTAACACAATAAGGAGGAAGTGTAATGCCAAAGGTTAAAACTAACAGATCAGCAGCTAAAAGATTTACAAAAACAGGAAGTGGAAAATTCAAAAGATCTAAGTCAGGCTCAAATCACTTTACTGGAAAAAAAGAAAGTAACAGAATAAGAAATTTAAGAAAAAGTACTTTAGTATCTGATGCAGATACTCCAAAAATTAGAAAAATACTACCATACTAGTAGTTACCATAAAGGAGGAAATTAAAAATGGCAAGAGTAAAAAGAGCCGTTAACGCTAAAAAGAATCACCGTAAAATCCTAAAACTTGCTAAAGGATACTATGGTGCTAAAAGTAAACATTTTAAAATGGCAAATCAAGCTGTTATGAAATCATTAACTTATGCATATGTAGGAAGAAAATTAAAGAAGAGAGAATACAGACAATTGTGGATAGCAAGAATTAATGCTGCTACAAGAGCAAATGGTATTTCATATAGTAAATTCATATATGGATTAAAGCAAAATAATATAGAAATTAACAGAAAAATGCTTTCTGAAATGGCTATATATGATCCAGCAGGATTTACACAATTAGTAGAATTAGTAAAATAGATTTTTGATAAATTATTGAACAAGTAAACAAATGAAAGGCTGTAACTGAACAGTCTTTTTTTATTTTAGGGGCTATCACTCCTCTATATTTTGTTAATATATGTTTAGTAGCATAACAATATTACAGCTTTTTTGCTAAAATAAACATTAATTTAGTTTAATATTATTACAGTTTTAAAAAATATATTGAAAATTTTTTATAATATTGTATAATTGTATACATTAACATAAATTTTATATAAATTATATGTGTTTTGAATTGTTTACAATAAATATTAGGTAGTATAATATTTTGAATTAAATAAATATTATATTTCATTGATAAAAGTAGGTGAGTTAATATGAAAGTTAATAACGTTAATGGTAATCCTCTAAAAAATAATCCATCATTAATATTTATTATAGGTTTTATTGGGGTGGTTTTTATTGGAACAACCTTGTTAAATTTTCCATTTTCAAGTTTGAATGGTAGAAGTATAGGATTTACAGATGCTTTATTTACAGCAACGTCAGCTGTATGTGTTACAGGATTGACAGTTGTTACTACTGCAACACAATGGACAATTATTGGTAAGATAATTATTTTGTGTCTTATTCAAATAGGTGGGTTAGGTGTTATGACCTTATCAACACTTATAGCGTTTTTTTTAGGTAAAAAGATATCACTTAAAACGCGTTTGTTGATAAAAGAAGAAAGAAATACATATGAGCTTCAGGGTGTAGTTAGAGTAACTAAAAATGTTTTAATATATACATTTATCGTAGAATTTATTGGTGCTATATTGTTTTCATTTGTATTTTGTAAAGAATATGGGTTTATAAAAGGTATATGGTTTTCAATATTTCACTCAATATCATCATTCTGCAATGCTGGATTTGATATAGTTGGTAATACTAGCTTTATGAAATACGTAACTAATCCATTAATAAATTTTACAACTATTATCCTTATAGTTGTTGGAGGGTTAGGATTTTTCGTTTTTATAGAGATTATTAAAGTTAGAAAATTCAAGAAATTTAGTTTGCACTCGAAAATTGTTTTAATAATGACTGGTATATTGCTTTTATCTGGAACAATTTTGATTATGGTTTTAGAATATAACAATGCTAATACTATTGGCAATTTAGGATTTTTTGGCAAGTTACAGGCATCTCTATTCCAAAGTGTTGCAACAAGAACTGCAGGATACAGTACAATAGACATATCAGGTTTAAAGGATTCAACCTCGGTTATTATGTGTATATTGATGTTTATTGGGGGTTCTTCGGGTTCAACTGCAGGTGGTGTAAAGGTAACAACTATTGCAGTCGCTATTTTAGCAATGCATAGCACAATATATGGTAAAAAACATATAGATATATTTCAAAAACGCATTTCAAATTCTGTTATAATGAAAGCAATAGCAGTTATAGGTATAGCTTTTGGTGTAGTTACCGTTGTTTCCATAATACTTAGCATCACACAACATATACCCGCTATGTCCTATGTTGATGTATTGTTTGAATCTGTATCAGCATTTGGTACTGTTGGATTAACTAGAAATGTAACTCCTTATTTAAACTTTATAGGTAAAATACTTATAAGTGGTACAATGTTTATAGGTCGTTTAGGACCTTTAACAATAGCACTTGCAGTTGCATCTCGTCAAAATAGATTTGTTGGAAATATAGGTTACCCAGAAGGTAAAATAATAATAGGTTAGTGGAGGAAATTATATGAGACAATTTGTAGTTATTGGTTGCGGAAGATTTGGTGCTTCGGTTGCTAAAACATTATATAAATTAGGATATGATGTAATGGTGGTAGATAGTGACATAAATATTATACAAGAGATGTCAGAATACGTAACTCATGCTATTCAAGCAGATGCAGAAGATGAAAATTCTTTGAGAGCACTTGGTATTAGAAATTTTGATGTAGCTGTTATAACGATTGGTTCTAATGTTCAAGCATCTATTATGGCTACTCTGATCGTAAAAGAATTAGGAGTAAAAAAGGTAATTGCTAAAGCACAAAGTGAAATACATGGCAAGGTTTTATACAAAATAGGAGCTGATAAAGTAGTTTTTCCAGAAAGAGATATGGGTATAAGAGTAGCTCATAATTTAATTTCATCTAATATATTAGATGTTATAGAATTAATGCCAGATTACAGTATAATTGAAGTAATTGCATTGCAGGAATGGGAAGATAAAGCATTGATAGAATTAAAATTGCCTAATAGAATGGGTATAAGCATTATGGCTATAAAGACAGGCGATAAAATAAATGTAACACCATATGCAGAAGATGTTATTAAAAAAGGTGATGTATTAGTTTTACTCGGACATAATGATAATCTTAAGAAAATAGAGCAAAGTGAGACTAAAGAATAAATGTTAATAAAAAGCAGTTCTAATCAAAAAATAAAACTGATAAGAAGCTTGGAAACAAAAAAAAACAGAGATATCAATAGTGCTTATATTGTTGAAAGTATAAAGCTTATTAAAGAAGCAATAAATGAAAAAGTATTGTTTAAATTTGTACTTATCTCTGATAGTATAAAAGAAAAAAAAGATATAAAATATGTTGTGAATATATTAGAAAAAAGTAATATAGAATATTATTATGTTAAAAGTGATGTATTTAAAGATATTTCAAATACTGTTACATCTCAGGGCATAGTAGCTGTTGTAGATAAAAAGAAAATTGATATAAAAGATATACTCACAACAAACTTTTTAGTTTTTTGTGATAAGCTTCAGGATCCAGGAAACCTTGGTACTATAGTTAGAACTGCAGATGCCTTTGGACCATGTAGTGTTGTATTGTCACCATGCTGTGTTGATGCATATAATGCTAAAACAGTTAGAGCATGTGCAGGTGCAATTTATAGAGCAAATGTTTTTGAAATAAAGGACAGTGTTGAATTTTTAACAAAAATGAAAGCTAGTGGATATAAGGTCATTTCTACTGTAGTAGATTCTAATTTAGATTTTG contains these protein-coding regions:
- a CDS encoding protease complex subunit PrcB family protein, giving the protein MKKTIGIVIVIVIVIALVYFFIFSKDRPKSIEFTPVEEEDIPAQIAEILPNYRMKEKALVCKVNDEIYVVVTRGEKASAGYEVEIKKIYLENVDNEMTVRVVAEFTDPKPGEVQAQILTYPYTIVKTELEELPTKVVLDKEYKK
- the ftsE gene encoding cell division ATP-binding protein FtsE, translated to MFEFIDVSKIFKKEFLAINKINLKIEQGEFVFLVGKSGAGKSTLVKLLLKEENPTMGTILYKNEDITKIRRRNISTYRRNIGFVFQDYRLLPKMTVYENVAFAMEIIGTSHKTIRREIPTVLSMVGLSDKSKSYPDELSGGEKQRVAIARAVVNRPEIIIADEPTGNLDPETSQEIMKIFTEINRRGTTLIMATHDKDIVNRLHKRVVELKKGAIIRDIKSGGYANEG
- the ftsX gene encoding permease-like cell division protein FtsX, giving the protein MKAKKFKYIMRQTFQSIWRNKLMGIASIGSVTAVLIILGYILMIVLNVNNVAMVTKEEFDQIVVYIKDESTEDEIKKLGEELEKIDGVLTTVYKPKEEALEELKGEWGDEASLLEDLRRNPLPNSYIIQVKDVIYSDSVISKVKQLEGIESTRYYQEAVKSLISISNILKKIGVIVTLILILISIFIISNTVKITVVFRRKEIELMQYIGATNGYVRGPFLIEGIILGILGSLIAIGIIAFSYNYFTDYMTNYFALVSGFSNYIINFNMILKDIVIIFLTIGTGIGTLGSLISLKKFLNA
- a CDS encoding murein hydrolase activator EnvC, coding for MRFKRAVSLALISVFVLLLFNPIDANASISSLEQQIRENNQKKQELEKQKKELKNEKNETLKEIRSLDIEIDGLNLEVEGLQLEIDDLSKKIEDNGASVIQLGKEIDANNIILEKRLRATYKQGGTGYLELILKSDSLSEALTRIDMIQLILKDDVELLKSIEVQKSNVTALKLQQEEERKEIETIKQNLLTKRNEISSAQNKKESYMVSLESNIKEMEAQEARLEQVNAKFEKQIQKLQLEMEYAGGEMSWPVPGHYRITSPFGGRRHPLYGYWSFHRGIDIACYYKTNVVAANSGVVMVAGWHYSYGNYVIIDHGGKISTVYGHNTKLLVKAGQKVTKGQVIALSGSTGESTGPHVHFEVRKNGAVVDPMPYVKK
- a CDS encoding ATP-dependent metallopeptidase FtsH/Yme1/Tma family protein, with product MKKGFYLLSFIFVCYNIILFILSKFFELPLILFIPLLVYSIMLIGYYFKSKKGNDNYTDISDQQPVSINNFEKKKTDIEVSKFTFDDIAGLEEIKEDFDDIIDYLNDDKKYTAMDAKVPRGVILHGPPGTGKTILAKAIAGEAKATFIYASGSEFVEKYVGVGAKRVRTLFEKAKKESPSIIFVDEIDALGSKRNSESNNEKDQTLNQLLVELDGFNNSNNVIVIAATNRLDLLDEALLRPGRFDRKIYVGNPNFNTRLKILEVHTKNKPLDKDVSLSDIANKTHGFSGAQLANIANEAALKAIRDKSKKIIQGNFEFAIEKIAAGLEIKNPTISKIEKKTVAYHEAGHAIAAKILDIDKIQKVSIIPRDKALGYVIKFPIEDKYLYTKNELYNRIIILLAGRASEEVFIGEISSGASSDLKEATNITYEIICSYGMSKELENVFVDEQLFKYFAEPIKKEATELSKELYARALILIKNNKSLIEYIANYLLKHETIDSKMLDTIFDQFNHKAQAN
- the infC gene encoding translation initiation factor IF-3; protein product: MFFNYRRCIFIKELQINEQIREKEVRVIDSEGNQLGVLSIDEALDLADKQKLDLVNISPNAKPPVCRIMSYGKYKYELTKKEKESKKKQKVINVKEIRLTPNIEEHDLSVKAKNATKFLKGGNRVKVSVRFRGREMGYSEIGRKVLKKFAEITSEVSTIDKMPKIEGRNMIMFLNPKN
- the rpmI gene encoding 50S ribosomal protein L35, whose protein sequence is MPKVKTNRSAAKRFTKTGSGKFKRSKSGSNHFTGKKESNRIRNLRKSTLVSDADTPKIRKILPY
- the rplT gene encoding 50S ribosomal protein L20 yields the protein MARVKRAVNAKKNHRKILKLAKGYYGAKSKHFKMANQAVMKSLTYAYVGRKLKKREYRQLWIARINAATRANGISYSKFIYGLKQNNIEINRKMLSEMAIYDPAGFTQLVELVK
- a CDS encoding TrkH family potassium uptake protein; this translates as MKVNNVNGNPLKNNPSLIFIIGFIGVVFIGTTLLNFPFSSLNGRSIGFTDALFTATSAVCVTGLTVVTTATQWTIIGKIIILCLIQIGGLGVMTLSTLIAFFLGKKISLKTRLLIKEERNTYELQGVVRVTKNVLIYTFIVEFIGAILFSFVFCKEYGFIKGIWFSIFHSISSFCNAGFDIVGNTSFMKYVTNPLINFTTIILIVVGGLGFFVFIEIIKVRKFKKFSLHSKIVLIMTGILLLSGTILIMVLEYNNANTIGNLGFFGKLQASLFQSVATRTAGYSTIDISGLKDSTSVIMCILMFIGGSSGSTAGGVKVTTIAVAILAMHSTIYGKKHIDIFQKRISNSVIMKAIAVIGIAFGVVTVVSIILSITQHIPAMSYVDVLFESVSAFGTVGLTRNVTPYLNFIGKILISGTMFIGRLGPLTIALAVASRQNRFVGNIGYPEGKIIIG
- a CDS encoding TrkA family potassium uptake protein, producing the protein MRQFVVIGCGRFGASVAKTLYKLGYDVMVVDSDINIIQEMSEYVTHAIQADAEDENSLRALGIRNFDVAVITIGSNVQASIMATLIVKELGVKKVIAKAQSEIHGKVLYKIGADKVVFPERDMGIRVAHNLISSNILDVIELMPDYSIIEVIALQEWEDKALIELKLPNRMGISIMAIKTGDKINVTPYAEDVIKKGDVLVLLGHNDNLKKIEQSETKE
- a CDS encoding RNA methyltransferase gives rise to the protein METKKNRDINSAYIVESIKLIKEAINEKVLFKFVLISDSIKEKKDIKYVVNILEKSNIEYYYVKSDVFKDISNTVTSQGIVAVVDKKKIDIKDILTTNFLVFCDKLQDPGNLGTIVRTADAFGPCSVVLSPCCVDAYNAKTVRACAGAIYRANVFEIKDSVEFLTKMKASGYKVISTVVDSNLDFDNIKELEKICLVIGNEGNGVSDEVKQLSDLKITIKMTGNTESLNASIAAGISIYEIRKKLL